One genomic segment of Cryptomeria japonica unplaced genomic scaffold, Sugi_1.0 HiC_scaffold_16, whole genome shotgun sequence includes these proteins:
- the LOC131860849 gene encoding leucoanthocyanidin reductase-like, which translates to MASICEKSISTCKILVIGATGYIGRFVALAAVAAGHPTYALIRPITAFDAAKEKCIHELKESGVNIIYGDLNDHNSMVKAMQGIDVVISIVGGAQLTDQLKIVDAIKEIGTVKRFLPSEFGHDIDRANPVEPGLSFYKEKRLIRRAVEAANIPYTYICCNSIAGWPYFYHTHPSELPPPQDQFEIYGDGNIKAYFVTGEDIGKYTIKAVEDVRTVNKIVHFRPTNNFLTLNELAAIWEKKIGKTLPRVCISEQDLLDLAKANNIPESIVASLTHDIFINGCQYNFKMEEPKDVEVCELYPEILYTTVQDFFDGYL; encoded by the exons ATGGCCTCCATTTGTGAGAAAAGTATTAGTACTTGTAAAATACTAGTGATTGGAGCCACTGGTTATATTGGTCGCTTTGTTGCTCTTGCAGCTGTAGCTGCAGGCCATCCTACTTATGCTCTTATAAGACCAATTACTGCCTTTGATGCTGCCAAAGAAAAGTGCATCCATGAATTGAAAGAATCTGGTGTTAACATTATCTAC GGAGATTTAAACGATCACAATTCAATGGTAAAGGCCATGCAAGGCATCGATGTTGTAATTTCTATTGTAGGCGGCGCTCAACTTACAGATCAGCTCAAGATTGTAGACGCCATCAAAGAAATTGGCACGGTTAAG AGGTTTCTTCCTTCAGAATTTGGGCATGATATAGACAGAGCCAATCCAGTGGAGCCAGGGCTAAGCTTTTACAAAGAAAAGAGACTTATTAGGAGGGCAGTAGAGGCAGCCAACATTCCATACACTTACATCTGCTGCAATTCCATTGCTGGGTGGCCTTACTTTTATCATACCCATCCCTCTGAGCTTCCTCCTCCCCAAGATCAATTTGAAATCTATGGAGATGGAAACATCAAGG CATACTTTGTGACTGGGGAAGACATTGGAAAGTACACCATAAAGGCTGTGGAGGATGTCCGGACTGTTAACAAAATTGTGCATTTCAGACCAACCAATAATTTCCTCACACTTAATGAGCTTGCAGCAATTTGggagaagaagattggaaaaacTCTTCCTCGGGTTTGTATCTCAGAACAAGATCTCTTGGACTTGGCCAAAG CCAACAATATTCCAGAGAGCATAGTGGCTTCCCTGACACATGACATCTTCATTAATGGGTGTCAATACAATTTTAAAATGGAAGAGCCCAAAGACGTGGAAGTTTGTGAACTTTATCCAGAGATTCTTTACACTACAGTCCAAGATTTCTTCGATGGCTACCTTTGA